CAGGTGTTAAAAAATCAGAACGCCGTAAAATGTTAAAACCGGCTGAAGTATTAAAACGCGAACCACTTGTCAAAAAAGATGAGCTTCGAGGCGGCGGTTTTTATGTTGAATATAAAACAGATGACGCGCGTTTAACGGTTGAAGTGTTGAAAAAAGCAGTTGAACACGATGTAAAAGCAGTAAACTATACCAAAGCAGTTGAATTCATTTATGAAGATGGAAAAGTGATTGGTGTAGTTGCAGAAAATCAAATCACAAAAGAACAGCATAAAATCTATGCGAAAAAAATCATTAACGCCGGCGGTCCATGGGTAGATGATGTCCGTGAACTGGATGGTTCGAAAAAAGGAAAAACACTTCATTTAACAAAAGGTGTCCATCTCGTATTTGATGAATCCGTATTTCCGCTTAAACAGGCTGTCTATTTCGATACGCCGGATGGCCGGATGGTATTTGCTATTCCGCGCGGTGGTAAAACGTATGTTGGTACAACGGATACTGACTATCAAGGAAATATTGCACATCCAACCATGACAGAAAAAGATCGGGATTATATCTTAAATGCGATTAATTATATGTTCCCTTCTGTCGGCATTGATGCAAGTAAAGTTGAATCTAGCTGGGCTGGGTTGCGACCTTTAATTGCAGAAGAAGGTACAGACAATCCGAGCGAAATTTCCCGTAAAGATGAAGTTTTCCAATCGGATTCCGGATTGCTTTCCATGGCAGGCGGAAAATTAACTGGATACCGTAAAATGGGTGAGCAAGTTGTGAATACGGTAGCCAAACAGTTAAAAGAAGAAGAAGGCATTTTATATACCGAAAGCCAGACGAAACATCTGCCTATTTCCGGTGGTGAAGTCGGCGGATCAAAAGGCTTTAAGAAATTTAAAGAAGAAAAAGTGAAAGAAGGCGTCAGCCTTGGCTTAACAGAAGACGAAGCTGCAGAGCTTACCCAGCGTTATGGTTCCAATGTAGAAAAAGTCTTCACACTTTATAAAGACAATAAAGAAGCTGCGAAAAAAGAAAATATTGAACCGGCTGTTTTTGCACAAGTATTATACGCAATCAATGATGAAATGGCGTATAAAGCAGTTGACTTCTTTATCCGTCGTTCCGGTGCATTGTTCTTTAATCGTCCATGGGTAGAGACACATATGGACACCGTGCTTCCATTTATGGAAAAAGAACTTGGCTGGACAAAAGACGAAGCAGCAGCATACCGAAAAGAACTGGAACAATTATTATACGAAACCACTCATCCAGATAAATAAAAAAGAGTGAAAATCAAACATAAGATGCATGTGCAAATCCCTTTTTGCCATGCGTCTTATTTTTTGATATCTATATGTGTTCAAGGTTTCACTATATAAATAAACAACAAACGTAGGAATATGCTATATTTTATGATATACTTTTTTCGACTTGTCTTTAAGAACGGGGGAGATGCATGTTAAAAGGGAAAAGAAATAAAGCAAAAACGAATAATAACGTAACCCCATTCATTCCAGAAGGCGACTTTTATTATACAAAAGGTGTCGAAGCATTTAAGAAAAGAAAGTTTGACATTGCGATTAAATGGATTCAAAAAGCAATTGAAGCCAAACCTTATTTTCCTTTATATAAATGTCAACTGTCCGTCATTTATACAGAAATTGGTGCTTACCACCAAGCCAATCAGCTGCTGACAGATGTTTTGCAGACAGGGGAGTATGTGGATTGTTATTATTTAGCTGCGAATAACTATGCGCATCTTGGATTGCTTCAAGATGCTAAAAAGTATGCACAATTGTATCTGGATAAGAAGCCGGAAG
The nucleotide sequence above comes from Oceanobacillus timonensis. Encoded proteins:
- a CDS encoding glycerol-3-phosphate dehydrogenase/oxidase, producing the protein MSEFSGKQRKEVLETLESEELDLLVIGGGITGAGISLDAATRGLRTGLIEMQDFAAGTSSRSTKLVHGGLRYLQQFEVKMVAEVGKERAVVYENGPHVTTPEWMLLPFHKGSNLGPLTSNIGLRVYDFLAGVKKSERRKMLKPAEVLKREPLVKKDELRGGGFYVEYKTDDARLTVEVLKKAVEHDVKAVNYTKAVEFIYEDGKVIGVVAENQITKEQHKIYAKKIINAGGPWVDDVRELDGSKKGKTLHLTKGVHLVFDESVFPLKQAVYFDTPDGRMVFAIPRGGKTYVGTTDTDYQGNIAHPTMTEKDRDYILNAINYMFPSVGIDASKVESSWAGLRPLIAEEGTDNPSEISRKDEVFQSDSGLLSMAGGKLTGYRKMGEQVVNTVAKQLKEEEGILYTESQTKHLPISGGEVGGSKGFKKFKEEKVKEGVSLGLTEDEAAELTQRYGSNVEKVFTLYKDNKEAAKKENIEPAVFAQVLYAINDEMAYKAVDFFIRRSGALFFNRPWVETHMDTVLPFMEKELGWTKDEAAAYRKELEQLLYETTHPDK